In Chloracidobacterium sp., the following proteins share a genomic window:
- a CDS encoding DUF2442 domain-containing protein — protein MNPICPKVHSAVALDDHTLLIEFENKVKKLYDVRPLLATEMFAPLRDHAFFRTVRVDRHGYAIVWNSNIDLSEYELWQHGTSFEG, from the coding sequence ATGAACCCGATCTGTCCAAAAGTACATTCCGCCGTGGCTCTCGATGACCATACTCTTCTGATCGAGTTCGAGAATAAAGTAAAGAAGCTCTACGACGTCAGACCGCTGCTTGCAACAGAGATGTTTGCCCCTCTGAGGGATCACGCTTTCTTCAGAACCGTTCGTGTCGATCGGCACGGCTACGCCATTGTTTGGAACTCCAACATTGATCTGAGCGAATACGAACTCTGGCAACACGGTACCAGTTTCGAGGGTTAA
- a CDS encoding GGDEF domain-containing protein translates to MNDSEILRRDLKPALVFLSGELIAVPIPLEREEVILGRALEADVRVNDTLVSRQHARITAAPTESRVAMEYLLQDLDSRNGTFLNGRRVRREKLENGDKITIGDTILRFDLLDEIDREYQRQIHRLISHDDLTGLLSSRSFFSELRREAGRATAENRPFCVLMMDGDNFKGVNDTFGHLTGSKTIEEIGFSIMTNLRSGDAAARFGGDEFAAFLLDAELAQGIVAAERIRSTVENYPFSIVSKGSKETHNITVSIGVASFPDDSSDPIELVEMADSALYRAKREGRNRVAAYRDISREELQRNLPPRRD, encoded by the coding sequence ATGAATGATTCTGAGATATTGCGGCGAGACCTGAAACCGGCGCTCGTGTTCCTGAGCGGCGAACTGATCGCCGTGCCGATCCCGCTTGAACGCGAAGAGGTGATCCTCGGCCGTGCTCTCGAGGCTGACGTTCGCGTCAACGACACGCTCGTGTCGCGTCAGCATGCCCGCATCACGGCCGCGCCGACCGAGTCGCGCGTCGCGATGGAATATTTGCTGCAGGACCTGGATTCACGCAATGGGACGTTTCTCAACGGCCGCCGCGTCCGCCGCGAAAAGCTGGAGAATGGAGATAAGATCACGATCGGCGACACCATTTTACGCTTTGACCTGCTTGACGAGATCGACCGCGAATATCAGAGGCAGATCCACCGCCTGATCTCGCACGACGACCTGACCGGGCTGCTTTCGAGCCGGTCGTTCTTTTCCGAACTGAGGCGTGAGGCCGGCCGGGCTACGGCCGAAAACCGCCCGTTCTGCGTGCTGATGATGGACGGCGACAATTTTAAGGGTGTAAATGATACGTTTGGGCACCTTACGGGCAGCAAAACGATCGAAGAGATCGGATTTTCGATAATGACGAACCTGCGAAGCGGCGATGCTGCAGCTCGATTCGGCGGCGACGAATTCGCAGCATTTTTGCTCGACGCCGAGCTCGCCCAAGGTATCGTAGCGGCCGAACGCATTCGCTCAACCGTCGAGAATTATCCGTTTAGCATTGTCAGCAAAGGCTCCAAAGAGACCCACAATATCACCGTCAGCATCGGAGTCGCCTCGTTTCCTGACGACTCGTCAGATCCGATCGAACTTGTCGAAATGGCCGATTCCGCCCTCTATCGGGCCAAACGCGAAGGCCGCAACCGCGTCGCCGCGTATCGCGACATATCGCGAGAGGAACTCCAACGAAACCTGCCCCCGCGGCGGGACTGA
- a CDS encoding DUF4160 domain-containing protein produces MPEIARFYGIVIKLFFGDHPPPHFHAVYGEYVGLFDLNTLEMFEGDLPTRAKNLVLEWAKPNQRDLQEMWDTQEFRKLPPLK; encoded by the coding sequence ATGCCTGAGATCGCGAGGTTTTACGGAATAGTCATCAAGTTGTTTTTTGGCGATCATCCGCCGCCGCATTTTCATGCCGTCTACGGTGAGTATGTAGGTTTGTTTGATTTAAATACTCTCGAAATGTTTGAGGGCGATCTGCCTACACGAGCGAAAAACCTGGTATTGGAATGGGCCAAACCCAACCAGCGTGACCTTCAGGAAATGTGGGACACTCAGGAATTCCGGAAATTGCCGCCACTAAAATGA
- a CDS encoding 1-deoxy-D-xylulose-5-phosphate synthase — protein sequence MRFLSEINSPADLRQLKVEDLQTVADEVRQFIIDTCSRVGGHTGASLGAVELAVAMHYVFDTPTDKLVWDVGHQAYAHKILTGRRDELHTIKQYGGLSGFLRRDESVYDTFGAGHASTSLSAALGMAVARDRKSEDFHVCAMIGDSSLAGGMAMEAINQAGHLKSRLIVLLNDNGMSIAPAVGSLSGYLNRIKEAQSYQHLKEEIGDALESVPGIGGKLRSVAKSVKDAIAAAVLPGALVNELGFKYIGYVDGHNVAALVEALNEAKKVDDGPVIVHALTTKGKGFPNPEHNYYAYHATGPFDPKTGLPYKSSKSAPAPTYTEVFGRTMCEIMEQDPRVVVLTAAMPDGTGVDKVLEKFPERSFDVGIAEQHAMTFCAGMACEGLKPVAAIYSTFLQRAFDQVIHDVCLQNLDVTIAMDRAGIVGADGPTHHGLLDIAYLRGYPNIVLMAPKDEAEMRDMMLTAIEHNGPAALRYPRGNGLGVDISSPPKLIEIGKAEVLRKGNGEVAILGYGDMVDAAITAGELLAKDGIDATVVNARFVKPLDADLIALLARSNRLILTVENAYLAGGFGSAVLECLEEQGLADECRVVRLGVPDEIVTHGDPKILLAQYGLDADGIRSKAIATLDSMDEGLPQKRIKAVR from the coding sequence GGTTCGTCAGTTCATTATCGACACGTGTTCGCGTGTGGGTGGCCATACAGGGGCGTCGCTTGGCGCGGTCGAATTGGCGGTCGCGATGCATTATGTGTTTGACACGCCGACGGACAAACTTGTCTGGGACGTCGGGCATCAGGCTTACGCTCATAAGATACTCACCGGCCGCCGCGATGAGCTTCACACGATCAAGCAATACGGCGGCCTGTCGGGCTTTCTTCGACGTGACGAGTCGGTATACGATACGTTCGGTGCGGGCCACGCATCGACCTCGCTCTCGGCGGCACTCGGCATGGCCGTTGCACGCGATAGAAAGAGCGAGGATTTTCACGTCTGTGCCATGATCGGCGATTCGAGCCTCGCGGGCGGCATGGCGATGGAGGCCATCAACCAGGCGGGCCATCTCAAATCACGGCTCATTGTCCTCTTAAATGACAACGGCATGTCGATCGCACCGGCGGTCGGCTCGCTCAGCGGCTATCTCAACCGGATCAAAGAGGCCCAGAGCTACCAACACCTCAAAGAAGAGATCGGCGACGCCCTTGAGAGCGTGCCCGGAATCGGCGGCAAGCTCCGCTCGGTCGCAAAATCCGTAAAAGACGCCATCGCCGCGGCCGTGCTGCCCGGTGCGCTCGTCAATGAGCTTGGCTTCAAATACATCGGCTACGTTGACGGCCACAACGTCGCGGCCCTTGTCGAGGCTCTGAACGAGGCCAAAAAGGTCGATGACGGTCCCGTGATCGTTCACGCGCTGACCACGAAAGGCAAAGGCTTCCCCAATCCAGAGCACAACTATTACGCCTATCACGCGACGGGGCCATTTGACCCGAAAACGGGCCTGCCTTACAAATCGAGCAAGTCCGCACCTGCGCCGACCTACACAGAGGTCTTTGGCCGCACAATGTGCGAGATCATGGAACAGGATCCTCGCGTCGTGGTCCTTACGGCAGCGATGCCTGACGGCACGGGCGTCGATAAGGTGCTTGAGAAATTTCCCGAACGCTCATTCGACGTCGGCATTGCCGAGCAGCACGCAATGACCTTCTGTGCCGGAATGGCGTGCGAAGGACTAAAGCCCGTCGCCGCGATATATTCGACATTCCTCCAACGAGCATTCGATCAGGTGATCCACGACGTTTGTCTTCAGAACCTCGACGTGACGATCGCGATGGACCGCGCCGGCATCGTCGGTGCAGACGGGCCGACGCATCACGGGCTGCTCGATATCGCCTATCTTCGCGGCTATCCGAACATTGTCCTGATGGCCCCCAAGGACGAGGCCGAGATGCGCGATATGATGCTGACAGCGATCGAGCACAACGGCCCCGCCGCACTGCGATATCCGAGGGGGAACGGGCTTGGCGTTGACATCAGTTCGCCGCCAAAACTCATCGAGATCGGCAAGGCCGAGGTGCTGCGAAAAGGCAACGGCGAAGTCGCTATCCTCGGCTACGGCGATATGGTCGATGCAGCGATCACGGCCGGCGAATTGCTTGCCAAAGACGGTATCGATGCTACGGTCGTGAACGCTCGATTTGTAAAGCCGCTCGATGCCGATCTGATCGCTTTGCTCGCCCGCAGCAATCGGCTCATCCTGACCGTCGAGAACGCCTATCTGGCCGGCGGTTTCGGTTCGGCCGTCCTTGAATGCCTCGAAGAGCAAGGCCTCGCCGACGAATGCCGCGTCGTTCGCCTCGGCGTCCCCGACGAGATCGTCACCCACGGCGATCCAAAGATCCTACTCGCCCAATACGGCCTTGACGCCGACGGCATAAGATCAAAAGCTATCGCAACACTCGATTCAATGGACGAAGGCCTCCCGCAAAAACGGATCAAGGCCGTTCGGTAA